One genomic region from Indicator indicator isolate 239-I01 chromosome 7, UM_Iind_1.1, whole genome shotgun sequence encodes:
- the GHITM gene encoding growth hormone-inducible transmembrane protein, whose product MLAARLVCLRALSCQTIRPTISQASPALRNSNIKAYRLWQPNQCYATRVRTGVRRGKIGQEIKEAAFEPSAETALKADRLGKFIVAGGAAVGLGALCYYGLGMSSEIGAIERAVIWPQYVKDRIHTTYMYFAGSIGLTALSAVAVSRSPALMSLMTKGSWLAIGATFAAMIGAGMLVRSISYENNPAAKHLAWMMHSGVMGAVVAPLTFLGGPLLIRAAWYTAGIVGGLSTVAMCAPSEKFLNMGGPLGIGLGFVLASSIGSMFLPPTSAFGAGLYSVAVYGGLVLFGMFLLYDTQHVIKRAETIPYYGVTKYDPINACMGIYTDTLNIFIRVATMLAGGGGVKRK is encoded by the exons ATGCTGGCTGCCAGGCTAGTATGCCTCAGGGCATTATCATGCCAGACTATCCGTCCCACCATTAGTCAGGCTTCACCTGCTTTGAGGAACTCCAACATAAAAGCATACAGGCTGTGGCAGCCTAACCAG TGTTATGCCACCAGAGTAAGAACAGGTGTACGTCGTGGAAAAATTGGCCAGGAAATCAAAGAAGCAGCATTTGAGCCATCTGCAGAAACAGCACTTAAAG CTGATCGCCTGGGAAAATTTATTGTTGCTGGAGGGGCTGCTGTTGGCCTGGGGGCTCTCTGTTACTATGGACTGGGCATGTCCAGTGAGATTGGAGCTATTGAAAGAGCTGT tatttggCCACAGTATGTGAAGGACAGGATTCACACTACTTACATGTACTTCGCTGGAAGCATTGGCTTGACAGCACTCTCTGCTGTGGCAGTAAGCAGATCTCCAGCACTCATGAGTCTTATGACAAAAGGCTCCTGGCTG GCAATAGGTGCAACTTTTGCAGCTATGATTGGTGCTGGCATGTTGGTCAGGTCCATATCCTATGAAAACAATCCAGCAGCTAAACATTTGGCTTGGATGATGCATTCAG GTGTCATGGGTGCAGTGGTGGCTCCTCTAACCTTCTTGGGTGGTCCTTTGCTGATCAGAGCTGCCTGGTATACTGCTGGAATCGTTGGAGGGCTCTCAACTGTTGCCATGTGTGCTCCAAGTGAAAAATTTCTGAACATGGGAGGACCACTTGGAATAGGCTTAGGCTTTGTTCTTGCCTCTTCCATTG GATCCATGTTCTTGCCTCCTACTTCTGCCTTTGGTGCTGGCTTGTATTCAGTAGCTGTTTATGGTGGATTGGTCCTTTTTGGCATGTTCTTGCTCTACGATACCCAGCATGTTATCAAGCGTGCAGAAACTATTCCATATTATGGAGTAACAAAATATGATCCAATCAATGC GTGCATGGGCATCTACACAGATACACTGAACATCTTCATTCGAGTGGCCACCATGCTggcaggtggtggaggtgtCAAGAGAAAGTAA